A window from Salarias fasciatus chromosome 11, fSalaFa1.1, whole genome shotgun sequence encodes these proteins:
- the gpatch4 gene encoding G patch domain-containing protein 4, with protein MSQAGQEKSRGLKFAEQQLLRHGWERGKGLGRAQSGISEAIKVKVKCDKGGVGHREGEQFSFHWWDHVFNKASSSLQVASDQNGVTLKKTEEEEEEEEPGGRMVSNKKPRKAALDKSKLYGCFVKSATLLSGREQPDREDSSSDEETLDLSSTTGLSDSDLMKVCGGRTAHKGARHGLTMSAKLARLEQQEAEFMARYAGKSQSESCSSQEEKPEKKKKKKSAERESPEADGQQKKKKEKKKKKRRDEEEEEVMCLDGGEENTKKKQKKKKNKAEEELRESQPEEKKREPEEEEKKKKKRREPEEEEKKKKREPEEERA; from the exons atGAGCCAGGCCGGGCAGGAGAAGAGTCGTGGGCTGAAGTTCgccgagcagcagctgcttcgtCACGGCTGGGAGCGGG GTAAAGGTCTGGGCCGGGCGCAGAGCGGCATCTCGGAGGCCATCAAGGTCAAAGTGAAGTGTGACAAAGGAGGG GTGGGACACCGAGAAGGAGAGCAGTTCTCCTTCCACTGGTGGGACCACGTCTTCAACAAGGCCTCGTCCAGCCTGCAGGTGGCGTCCGACCAG AACGGCGTCACGCTGAAGaagacggaggaagaggaggaggaggaggagccgggcgGCAGGATGGTGTCCAATAAGAAGCCTCGGAAAGCCGCGCTGGACAAGTCCAAACTGTACGGCTGCTTTGTGAAG tcgGCCACCCTGCTGTCGGGTCGGGAGcagccggaccgggaggacagcAGCTCGGACGAGGAGACGCTGGACCTGTCCAGCACCACAGG GCTCTCGGACTCGGACCTCATGAAGGTCTGCGGAGGACGGACGGCGCACAA GGGGGCTCGCCACGGACTCACCATGAGCGCCAAGCTGGCCcgtctggagcagcaggaggcggagtTTATGGCCCGCTACGCTGGgaagagccaatcagagagctgcagctcccaggaggagaaaccagagaagaagaagaagaagaagtctgcagagagagagagtccagagGCTGAcggacagcagaagaagaagaaggagaagaagaagaagaagaggagggacgaggaagaggaggaggtgatgtgTCTGGACGGCGgtgaggaaaacacaaagaaaaaacagaagaagaagaaaaacaaagcagaagagGAGTTAAGGGAGAGTCAGccggaggagaagaagagagagcccgaagaggaggagaagaagaagaagaagaggagagagcctgaagaggaggagaagaagaagaagagagagccCGAAGAGGAGAGAgcctga